A single genomic interval of Helianthus annuus cultivar XRQ/B chromosome 13, HanXRQr2.0-SUNRISE, whole genome shotgun sequence harbors:
- the LOC110899802 gene encoding protein DETOXIFICATION 55 — MKTSMPFIKSYISILYKQTMPDYTQIILIVPMVMEEMKMITTIGFPLFTMGLVSYLKNMISVACMGRLGRLELAGGALAIGFTNITGYSVLSGLAMGMEPLCSQAFGSRNLHMVNLSLQRTILMLLCASLPIGILWLNLEPIMLKLHQDPEITHIASLYCKYAAPDLIVYCILNPLRIFLRTNGKTWPLMWCTLLSTLLHFPIANILAFTLNLGLQGIALSTIITNLSASAFILGYMFFTHTHESEPMAEQESLGEGWGVLFRLAISSCLAVCSEWWWYELLTLLAGYLHKPYIALATSAIVIQTTSLMYTLPSALSMSISIRVGNELGAGEPGRAHLATLVAIGLAILTSVFGLLGITFGREAWGKVFTNDIEVLELAMAALPIIGICELANCPQTTCSGVLRGSARPSISARINLCSFYLVGTPVAIISAFVWKLGFLGLCYGLLAAQVACLLSILTVIYRTDWEKEASDARQLVGRSSECTYEDQTMECEQGIGFI; from the exons ATGAAGACATCAATGCCTTTTATCAAATCCTATATCTCCATCTTATACAAGCAAACCATGCCAGATTACACTCAAATAATTCTCATAGTTCCCATG GTAATGGAGGAAATGAAGATGATAACGACTATAGGGTTCCCGCTCTTTACCATGGGGTTGGTGAGTTATCTAAAAAATATGATTTCGGTTGCATGCATGGGAAGGCTAGGGAGACTTGAGCTAGCTGGTGGTGCACTAGCCATTGGGTTCACAAACATAACCGGCTACTCGGTTCTATCAGGGTTGGCTATGGGGATGGAACCACTTTGCAGCCAAGCTTTCGGTTCAAGAAACTTACACATGGTTAACCTATCGCTACAACGAACCATacttatgttattatgtgcatcaCTACCCATTGGGATTCTATGGCTTAACCTTGAACCGATCATGCTCAAGTTACACCAAGACCCCGAGATTACACACATTGCTAGTTTATATTGTAAATACGCAGCCCCTGATCTTATTGTTTATTGCATTTTAAACCCTTTACGTATATTTCTAAGAACCAATGGGAAAACATGGCCATTAATGTGGTGTACCTTACTATCAACACTTTTACATTTTCCAATTGCCAACATTTTAGCCTTCACCCTTAACCTTGGTCTTCAAGGGATTGCACTGTCGACAATTATCACCAACTTGAGTGCATCGGCTTTCATTCTTGGCTACATGTTTTTCACGCATACCCACGAGTCTGAACCGATGGCTGAACAAGAGTCACTAGGGGAGGGGTGGGGCGTGCTATTTCGGCTCGCGATTTCCAGCTGTTTAGCGGTATGTTCAGAATGGTGGTGGTATGAATTACTAACACTTTTAGCCGGTTATCTTCATAAACCGTACATTGCTTTAGCGACATCTGCTATAGTAATCCAAACAACCTCTTTAATGTACACATTGCCATCAGCGCTTAGTATGTCAATATCGATCCGGGTTGGGAACGAGCTTGGGGCAGGAGAACCGGGCCGGGCCCACCTGGCAACACTAGTGGCAATCGGGCTCGCAATATTAACGTCAGTTTTTGGGCTGTTGGGGATTACATTTGGAAGAGAAGCATGGGGAAAAGTGTTCACTAATGATATTGAAGTTTTAGAGTTAGCAATGGCTGCTTTACCCATAATTGGAATATGTGAGCTGGCAAACTGTCCACAAACCACATGTTCGGGGGTTCTTCGAGGAAGTGCAAGGCCGTCTATTAGTGCAAGAATCAACCTATGCTCGTTTTACTTGGTGGGTACACCCGTAGCCATAATTTCAGCTTTTGTGTGGAAGTTAGGATTTTTGGGGTTGTGTTATGGGCTTTTAGCGGCACAGGTGGCATGTCTGCTATCGATCTTGACTGTGATATACAGGACAGATTGGGAGAAAGAAGCATCGGATGCAAGGCAGTTGGTAGGAAGAAGCAGTGAATGCACATATGAAGATCAAACTATGGAATGTGAGCAAGGAATTGGGTTTATATAG
- the LOC110899804 gene encoding dynein 8 kDa light chain, flagellar outer arm, with the protein MSEERKMPPADDRKTTASSLTTSTSGSKKVVIKSADMNEEMQTDAVNIAISAFENCSVEKDVAELIKKQFDKNHGPTWHCIVGKNFGSYVTHETNHFVYFYLDSKAVLLFKSG; encoded by the exons ATGAGTGAAGAACGGAAGATGCCTCCGGCAGATGATCGGAAAACCACTGCATCGTCGTTAACAACCTCCACTTCCGGCAGCAAAAAAGTCGTAATCAAAAGCGCCGATATGAATGAAGAAATGCAAACTGATGCTGTCAATATCGCCATTTCT GCGTTTGAGAATTGCAGTGTGGAGAAGGATGTAGCGGAATTGATTAAGAAGCAGTTTGATAAGAATCACGGTCCTACGTGGCACTGTATCGTCGGCAAGAACTTCG GGTCTTACGTGACTCATGAGACAAACCACTTTGTGTATTTCTATTTGGATTCAAAGGCAGTGTTGCTGTTCAAATCTGGTTGA